ATTCATGCAGCTGTGATGGCAAAACTGGGTTATCGAGTGCTGCTAATAGAACGGTTGCCTTTTGGACGCATGAATCGCGAATGGAATATATCTCGTGATGAAATTCAAAGTTTAGTTAACTTGGGCTTACTCACACCTTCAGAAGTGGAATCTTGTATTGCACGGGAGTATAAAGACGGATTCAATAAATTTTTTGATGGTAATAATCCCAAAAATCTCAAAGCATCGATTTTGCATACGCCCACAGTCCTTAACATAGGATTGGAGTCTGAGAAATTACTGCAACTCTGCGGGCAAAAGTTGCGCCTTGCTGGTGGTGAGATTTGGGATGAAACGGAGTTTGTGAAAGCGGATGTATACAATACACAAATTGTGCTTAGTGTCAAGCATTTACCAAGCCAAACGGATAAACAGGTGAGTGGGCGACTACTCGTAGATGCAATGGGAACAGCTTCACCAATCGCATGGCAATTGAATGGGGGTCGTGCCTTTGATAGTGTATGCCCTACAGTAGGAGCAGTGATTGAGAAAGGATTTGAACCTGGAGTGTGGAATTCTCAATATGGAGATGTTCTTAACAGTCATGGAGATATTTCACGCGGACGGCAATTGATTTGGGAATTGTTTCCTGGGGCAAATGAGGAACTAACAATTTACTTATTCCATTACCATGAAGTCAATGCTAAAAACCCAGGTTCTCTGTTAGAGATGTACGAAGATTTTTTCACAATTCTGCCAGAGTATCGGCGTTGCAATATGGAAAAACTGGTGTGGAAAAAGCCAACATTTGGCTACATACCAGGACATTTTAGCCTAGGGAGTCGCGATCGCACGGTTGCTTTTGACCGTTTGATAGCAATAGGAGATGCAGCATCGCTACAGTCTCCCTTAGTTTTCACAGGTTTTGGTTCTCTAGTTCGCAACTTAGAACGCTTAACAACCCTTTTAGATGTCGCGCTTAAACACGACTTACTGCGCGTACAGCACCTAAATAAAATCCGTGCTTTCCAGAGTAATGTTGCTGTCACCTGGATGTTTTCTAAAGGAATGATGGTTCCTACCGAGAAATTCTTACCACCTCAGAGAATTAACTCAATGCTCAACAACTTTTTTGGTTTGTTAGCAGACGAACCCCCAGAAGTAGCAGATAACTTCATCAAAGATAGATTTGATTGGTGGACATTTAATCAACTGGCATGGAAAGCAGCAAAAAACAATCCAACATTACTGCTGTGGATTTGGGAACTCGCTGGTGTTAGGGATTTAATCAAGTGGACGGGCAATTATTTTGACTTTGGACGCCATACCCTAGTGAGGGCTTTATTAAAAGGATGGTTCCCACAGTTGCTGCGTCAAACGAGTTCCTGGTTAGAACCACGCTACCCAGCATTGTGGCTGCAACTCCTCGCAATTAATTATGCTCTCACCACAGGTGTAGGACGCACTCAAAGCCAAGCAACAAAAGTGACATCAGAAGCACAAATTCAGTGTTAATTGTTAATTGTTAGTTGTTAGTTGTTAATTCAAAATTAGCCACTAACCACTAACCACTAACTACTAGCATCCTTATTAAACTTTGGCAATTCAACAGATGAGAGAGATTTTCGTCTTTTTGGCGGACGGTGTGGATAAAGTAGGGGTGAGGGGGAATTGGAGTTGGCAGAATCATTCATCAGTTGCACGTGGGAAACAGCAGTTTCTGATAATTCGAGAACTGGTGCTTGGTCTGACCATAGATCTACACATTCCTCTGGTTGAGTTTCATTCGTAAATACTGGAGTTGTTTCTGGTTCTTCTGGTTCTTCTGCCAAATGTGTGGCAGTCGTTTCCCAGATAGCCGCCGATGCTGGTGTGTTGTCTTCATGCACTTCTACAGGAGATGCTGGCTGTGCAGGCGCAGAATTCGCTGTAAAGAACATTTGGATGACCCCATCTAACTGCCGATCTAAGTCGCTAGACTCTGGTATAGCGCCTGTTCCTATTACGTCGGTGTCGGTGGTTTGTGTTGGGGATGGGATTTCTTCTTCTTCCTCATCTGAGGTGTCCCAAGGCGATGGTTGATTGGGAGATGTGCTTTCTCCTTTCTGAACAGGTGATGAAGATTCAAACCAAGGATTATCTTCATCGTCTGTAAATGAATTCTGTTCTCCTGACCAAGGTCTAATTGGTTGCGTGTAGGTAAATAAGGAATTAACCAACTTAGGGGGTCTTGGGGCTTTGCTCCCTGGGTCGTTATCATCAAGGGAGTCGTAGCTAGGAACCGGGGTCTCCAAACACTTTTCTAGCGCTGCTTTGAATTGTAAAGTCTGGCGCTGCTGTCGCATCAGCCGAGTCCGTAACTCTCGACAAGTGGTTTCTGCTTGTACTAAGTGATGGGATTGTTCGTTATAGTTAGATTGAATAAGAGCGCACTCCCGCTCTAGTTGGGCAAGGCGTTGCTGGTTAATTTCTAATTGCGCTTTAGAGCTTTCGACTAAACTTTCTTGGCGCTGAGCGCTTGCAGTTGTAGTTTCCAATTGTTGATATAAAGACCTGATTTGCTCTTGAGCCGCCGCCAGTTCCTGTGCTTGTTGGCTGAGCATTGACTCTGTGACACTGGAGCGCTTTTTCTGCCACTCTACAGCCTTTTCTGACTCACTTAAAGTCATTTTAAGCTGCTGCACTTGGTTGTACAAGTCATCGTTGCTCAAGCGCAGTTCTTCGTTCAAGACCAATAATTTCTTGAACTCAGAGTCTATCATCTGCTGTTTGTCACTATCTGGTTCTGCAACCCAGTCTTCGCCAGAAGCACCATCCGATGTAATATCTTTCTCACATCCCTTATCTTGTGCTGGTGCTAGTAGTGGAACTTTTGCGATCGCTGTGGTTTCATCAGGCAAAACAGAGTAAAACGGGCAACTTGCAGGTTCCGGTTGTGGCGAGTTACTCGATTTTAATGGTTCAACGAAAGCTTCATTTTTAGGGGTATCAGCTTCATTCATCACTATTCTTTGCCGAAATTCATCGGATGGTTCCTAATCCACTAGCTTAAACTTAAAACCAGAGACTGTGGTAATATTTCACCTAACATATGCTGTCATATCAAAATCTTTTCCATAGGGCAAATTGATTTTTTCTATGATTCAGGTACCAGCCATCAGTTAGACGCAGCTTTTCCGTGCTGATGCTGACAAAACAGTAGAAATTAACGGATTCTGATGTTTTGAGAATTGGGAGTGGGGAGTAGGGAGTAGGGAGTAGGGAGTAGGGAGGCTAAGCCGCAAGCTCCATGTATGTGAGCAGTACCTTACCTAATATTTTGTTCTCCTGAGGGGGCAATATTAATTAACAATTGAGAAACCCGGTACATAGAACTTTCCGGGATTCTCGTTTGGCAATTTATTTAAGTTAACATTGATTTGCTTTCAGATAGTATATTTTGACATCGGATGTGAAGTCAGTATATCTAGAATTCATTAACCTTTTCTTAAACTATCTATAGGCGACTGGAGGATCTCCCCACACCCCTTTCACTTTTTGCCCAAAGGTTACTGGTTCATCTGTATTATTTGCCGCTATGGTTGAACCATCATAGGCAACAGCGACCATTGGCCATGTTTCTTCGCCCAATTCGCCTGCACGGAATAATACCTGTTCTGGTTGAGCTTTACTCCAACCCAACAAGACGGCAATTTCATGCTTGTGTTCGTTTTGGGAGGGTGTAACGCTCTGAGATTGACCGTTGTTCCGATCCCAAATAACAGCGCGATCTGTCACATCAGACGTGTTCATGTAGCCTTCAAACTTACGTGCTAAAAAGCGATCGCCTTTCTCCGACCAGCTTACAGGAACCAAAACTCCAATAGTTCCTTGCGTGTCGCCTTCTGTTGATGTGACACTCACTTTGAGTAAGGGATCGTTTACATCAGAAGTTGAGCTGACCACTCGTAACTTTTTAGTTTGTCTATCTTCTACAAATAGAACGCTACTAACGCGGGTGTTATGCATTTCTGGTTTAACTTCTATTTGTACGCGACTGTAGGCTGCATATCGTCCATCGGGAGAGATGACGGGTACGCTGCGATAGTAACGTACTCCAGAAGCACCCTTAGAACCAATAGATTCTTGGGTGGATTGAATCCATTGCCAAGGAATGGGATGGGGGCTTCCCACGGGATCTTGTTGTACAAGAGCGCCTTCTGGTGGCTGTTCAACAACAGGAACAGATGTGATTGGTTTTAATTTATTTATTGAAGGAGCAACTGTAGCTGCTTCCAAGACTTCAGCCACCAAAAATTGTTTGGATGCGGAGTCATTGTTCTTGGCTGCTAGGACTTGTACTTTAGCAGCTTTCAAGCGTTGCACCAGGTCTAACTCGCTTTCAGACAGGTTTTCGCTCTTGGACTCCTGTAAGATGCTTGATGGAGCCAGTTGAACTGCGGCGAGTAGATCTTCATCAGCTTCAGGAATTTCTCTCGACAGAGAATCATTTTCTATCAACGCCTCAAGTTCGTTATGCGATCGTTGCAGTTGGTTAACTGCAGCTAGAGACGTTGGTGTGGCAAGTGATTTAGAGGCAAAAGTCTCTTGAGATATTTTTGCTACTTCATCTAAATTCTGTTCACCGTTAGCAGCCGTTTCTTTTGACACAGAGTCAGATGACGCTGAATCAGAGTCTGGTGTTACGGGGGTAAGCTTAGCTGCTTGTGTTTGTTTTGCCAAGGTAGAGTAAGCCGACGTCGCCATTAAGGGCGCTATCAGCATCACAAAAATGACATACTTTTGGAATGGTTGCACGCTTAACCATCCTGACAACATAGGGTGTTTCAGCATTTGTTGACTCTCTAAAGGGCGGTTGCTGTGTGAGGAGGAATGCCTGATACAGCAATCGGGCAGACTATCAATAATAGGTATAACAAGGAACTCCCAATTTAACGAGATTTTTTACTCAAACTTCGCATACTTTTACAAAATTGAGTATCTTTTTCTACGCTTTGCTGTTACTGATGTTTGGGAGAAATTGCGAACAAGTATTTATACAGACCAAATAGAGGATAGCCTTTTACACGTGCTGGTAATAACACTTTGCACTGCCGGGATGAGGCATAGCTCAATGATTATCTGTGTATTAGCAAGATGCTAACACTTACAGCAAGTGCGTAGTACGTACTTAGTCTGACTGTCACGAGTGGGAATCAGTTGTTTATATTTTGATACCACACTATAGATACCAGTCTCGGTACAAGTATGGCATTAGTTTAAAATTTTGCCAATCGAAACTTGTCTCCAAGCCAATTTTGTGATCGCTTCTGATATCCAGCCGAAGGGAAGACACGATAATCAAACTGCCAAAACTGCATGACTCAGTTACAACAGTTGTGGAGAAGCACCTCTGGTTTGAAAGGTCGTTTCCAGACTCAGAATGTTTGGAGACTATAGAATTTGGTATTAGACATCTCTAGAAATTAATTAGACGCGCCATGGCTCGTCTCTACATTTTTTTCGGAAATGTCTATTTAATTGCGTTGCACAAATAATAGCGCTTTGCATCATCGCTTTAGCGCTTTCTACGCTTTCACGCCATCTCTTGACTCGCTAATCTCTACTTTGAGACAAAGAGAGAAGGTTGATGACCATTGCGGACGATCGCTAACAAGTTAAACTTGGCTAAAGCAGATGCTAATGGTGCTAACTTGTGTTCTAGCGAAATCATTATAACCCTACAAAGCCACCTTTTTTTTTCAAAAACCAACCAATTTGTCAAATAATAGTGACCAGTGACCAGTGACCAGTGACCAGTGACCAGTGACCCTTATGAAAATAGTTTTCTTTGGAACTCCTGATTTTGCCGTACCTACTCTAGAAAAACTGCTGAACCATCCGGACTTTGAAGTCATAGCAGTTGTGACACAGCCCGATAAACGGCGCGGACGCGGGAACAAATTGACACCCTCACCAGTCAAAGCAGTTGCGACTTTCGCAAGTTTGCCCGTTTGGCAACCCCAAAGGGTGAAAAAAAATGCTGAAACTTTGACCAAACTTCGAGGAGCAGATGCTGATGCATTTGTTGTTGTCGCTTACGGGCAAATTCTATCGCAAAAGATTTTAGATATACCCAAGTTGGGGTGCATCAATGTACATGGCTCAATTTTACCAAAGTACCGAGGAGCAGCCCCCATTCAATGGTGTTTGTATAACGGCGAAACTGAAACTGGTATCACAACTATGTTGATGGATGAGGGGATGGATACTGGTGCAATGTTACTAACAGCCACAACACCCATAGGATTATTGGATAATGCCCAAGATTTGGCAAAAAACCTTGCGATCGCAGGTGCAGATTTATTGGTGGAGACTTTGTTGAAGCTTAAACGCCAGGAAGGGGAACCAATCCCTCAAGATAATTCTGAAGCGACTTATGCACCAATGATTACAAAAGATGATTATCGGTTGGATTGGTCAAAAAGTGCAATACAGTTACACAATCAAATTAGAGGCTTTTACCCTGACTGTGTGACAACTTTTCGCAATCAACCTTTAAAAATTACTGCTACTGCGCCCCTTGGCTCTACTTACGGATATGAGTTACCACTAGAAATGGAAGCAATACAAAAGAAATTGCCGGATTTATCAGCAGTGTCGGGTAACCCAGGGGAAGTTGTCGGCATTGCCAAGGGGATCGGAGCGATCGTAAAAACTGGAGATGGTTTGTTACTCCTGCGAGAAGTTCAACCTGCTGGCAAACGTCCTCAGTCAGGGTGGGATTTTATTAATGGTACGCGTTTAGTCGTGGGAGAAGTTTTTGTGTGAATTATGAATTATTAATGATGAATGGAAGGTTTTAGCATTCAGCATTTATTCTTTCGTAGTGGCGGCAAGTTTCACAGGGTCCGTCTGGTTTAACTGCACAGCGCATCATTTCTGAATGAGCATTATAGCGGCAAGTTGCATCACCAATAACCCAGCGTCCTCCCACAAAACTTTTCTCATTTGGGCGTGTTGCAGATTGCACGTAAAGAGCAATTTTTTGCAACCGATAGCGCCCCGCCTTTAATTGGTAGCGGTGGCGACGCTCTAACACAGCATAGGTTTTTCCTTCAAGGTCAAGATAATTTCCAGGTTGTGGTGTCCAATCAAGTTGGACATTTCCAATAGTCTG
This genomic interval from Scytonema hofmannii PCC 7110 contains the following:
- a CDS encoding NAD(P)/FAD-dependent oxidoreductase gives rise to the protein MRELLYLEIPTPDTSAVCDWLQTHFDPAIGEKLLTSEGFRLRTPNTTTTNEKISEKLPIELSVFVWSVQRTTYLKAFRWADKPFPKERQILQRLTTEIRRRFPHNYPEPPIVDLSKASIFEALAPYYPLTVKFFQKMPNGEYDLKRVYWWEKQWREGVRHPKQPRQVVFSHTGDWGQETEDWEKETSNPKSKIQNPKSKIQNPPYDLIYIGGALGIIHAAVMAKLGYRVLLIERLPFGRMNREWNISRDEIQSLVNLGLLTPSEVESCIAREYKDGFNKFFDGNNPKNLKASILHTPTVLNIGLESEKLLQLCGQKLRLAGGEIWDETEFVKADVYNTQIVLSVKHLPSQTDKQVSGRLLVDAMGTASPIAWQLNGGRAFDSVCPTVGAVIEKGFEPGVWNSQYGDVLNSHGDISRGRQLIWELFPGANEELTIYLFHYHEVNAKNPGSLLEMYEDFFTILPEYRRCNMEKLVWKKPTFGYIPGHFSLGSRDRTVAFDRLIAIGDAASLQSPLVFTGFGSLVRNLERLTTLLDVALKHDLLRVQHLNKIRAFQSNVAVTWMFSKGMMVPTEKFLPPQRINSMLNNFFGLLADEPPEVADNFIKDRFDWWTFNQLAWKAAKNNPTLLLWIWELAGVRDLIKWTGNYFDFGRHTLVRALLKGWFPQLLRQTSSWLEPRYPALWLQLLAINYALTTGVGRTQSQATKVTSEAQIQC
- the fmt gene encoding methionyl-tRNA formyltransferase — its product is MKIVFFGTPDFAVPTLEKLLNHPDFEVIAVVTQPDKRRGRGNKLTPSPVKAVATFASLPVWQPQRVKKNAETLTKLRGADADAFVVVAYGQILSQKILDIPKLGCINVHGSILPKYRGAAPIQWCLYNGETETGITTMLMDEGMDTGAMLLTATTPIGLLDNAQDLAKNLAIAGADLLVETLLKLKRQEGEPIPQDNSEATYAPMITKDDYRLDWSKSAIQLHNQIRGFYPDCVTTFRNQPLKITATAPLGSTYGYELPLEMEAIQKKLPDLSAVSGNPGEVVGIAKGIGAIVKTGDGLLLLREVQPAGKRPQSGWDFINGTRLVVGEVFV
- a CDS encoding DUF6464 family protein, coding for MEPDSLPTEVILTHPRQTIGNVQLDWTPQPGNYLDLEGKTYAVLERRHRYQLKAGRYRLQKIALYVQSATRPNEKSFVGGRWVIGDATCRYNAHSEMMRCAVKPDGPCETCRHYERINAEC